Proteins found in one Cynocephalus volans isolate mCynVol1 chromosome 18, mCynVol1.pri, whole genome shotgun sequence genomic segment:
- the LGALS8 gene encoding galectin-8 isoform X2, translating into MLSLNNLQNIIFNPVIPYVGTIPEPLDPGTLIVIRGHVPSDADRFQVDLQCGSSVKPRADVAFHFNPRFKRANCIVCNTLTREKWGWEEITYDMPFRKEKSFEIVIMVLKDKFQVAVNGGHVLLYNHRIRPEKIDTLGIYGKVNVHSVGFSFRSDFQSTQSSSQELTQINRENGQKSGVTSFSRNREDISKIEPRTVYTKSKDPPVNDSLTRTKILPTNCLSKTLPFAARLNSPMGPGRTVVIKGEVNTNAKGFNVDLLVGRSKDIALHLNPRLNIKAFVRNSFLQESWGEEERNITCFPFSPGMYFEMIIYCDLREFKVAVNGAHFLEYRHRLKELSSIDMLEIDGDIHLLEVRSW; encoded by the exons ATGTTGTCCTTAAACAACCTACAAAATATCATCTTTAACCCG GTAATTCCCTACGTTGGCACCATTCCTGAGCCGTTGGATCCTGGAACTTTGATTGTGATACGTGGGCATGTTCCTAGTGATGCAGACAG ATTTCAGGTGGACTTGCAGTGCGGCAGCAGCGTGAAACCTCGGGCCGACGTGGCCTTTCACTTCAATCCTCGTTTCAAAAGGGCCAACTGCATTGTTTGCAATACTCTGACCCGTGAAAAATGGGGATGGGAGGAGATCACCTATGACATGCctttcagaaaagagaaatcttTTGAAATCGTGATTATGGTGCTGAAGGACAAATTCCAG GTGGCTGTCAATGGAGGACATGTTCTGCTGTACAACCATAGGATTCGTCCCGAGAAGATCGACACCCTGGGCATTTACGGCAAGGTCAATGTCCACTCGGTCGGGTTCAGCTTCCGCTCG GATTTCCAAAGTACCCAATCCTCTTCTCAGGAACTGACACAGATAAacagagaaaat GGACAGAAGTCTGGCGTGACATCGTTT AGTAGGAATAGAGAAGACATTTCTAAAATCGAACCCAGAACTGTCTACACCAAGAGCAAAGATCCGCCTGTCAATGACTCTTTGACTCGCACCAAAATACTACCTACCAACTGTTTGTCAAAG ACCCTGCCATTTGCAGCGAGGTTGAACTCCCCCATGGGCCCTGGACGAACTGTTGTCATTAAAGGAGAAGTGAATACAAATGCCAAAGG CTTCAATGTTGACCTGTTAGTAGGAAGATCAAAGGATATTGCTCTGCACTTGAACCCACGCCTGAACATTAAAGCATTTGTAAGAAATTCTTTTCTTCAGGAGTCTtggggagaagaagagagaaatattaCCTGTTTCCCATTTAGTCCTGGGATGTACTTTGAG ATGATCATTTATTGTGACCTTAGAGAATTCAAGGTCGCGGTCAACGGAGCGCACTTCCTGGAGTACAGACACAGACTGAAGGAGCTGAGCAGCATTGACATGCTGGAAATCGATGGGGACATCCACCTGCTGGAAGTAAGGAGCTGGTAG
- the LGALS8 gene encoding galectin-8 isoform X8, with the protein MPFRKEKSFEIVIMVLKDKFQVAVNGGHVLLYNHRIRPEKIDTLGIYGKVNVHSVGFSFRSDFQSTQSSSQELTQINRENGQKSGVTSFSRNREDISKIEPRTVYTKSKDPPVNDSLTRTKILPTNCLSKTLPFAARLNSPMGPGRTVVIKGEVNTNAKGFNVDLLVGRSKDIALHLNPRLNIKAFVRNSFLQESWGEEERNITCFPFSPGMYFEMIIYCDLREFKVAVNGAHFLEYRHRLKELSSIDMLEIDGDIHLLEEANRVRASTGTAAL; encoded by the exons ATGCctttcagaaaagagaaatcttTTGAAATCGTGATTATGGTGCTGAAGGACAAATTCCAG GTGGCTGTCAATGGAGGACATGTTCTGCTGTACAACCATAGGATTCGTCCCGAGAAGATCGACACCCTGGGCATTTACGGCAAGGTCAATGTCCACTCGGTCGGGTTCAGCTTCCGCTCG GATTTCCAAAGTACCCAATCCTCTTCTCAGGAACTGACACAGATAAacagagaaaat GGACAGAAGTCTGGCGTGACATCGTTT AGTAGGAATAGAGAAGACATTTCTAAAATCGAACCCAGAACTGTCTACACCAAGAGCAAAGATCCGCCTGTCAATGACTCTTTGACTCGCACCAAAATACTACCTACCAACTGTTTGTCAAAG ACCCTGCCATTTGCAGCGAGGTTGAACTCCCCCATGGGCCCTGGACGAACTGTTGTCATTAAAGGAGAAGTGAATACAAATGCCAAAGG CTTCAATGTTGACCTGTTAGTAGGAAGATCAAAGGATATTGCTCTGCACTTGAACCCACGCCTGAACATTAAAGCATTTGTAAGAAATTCTTTTCTTCAGGAGTCTtggggagaagaagagagaaatattaCCTGTTTCCCATTTAGTCCTGGGATGTACTTTGAG ATGATCATTTATTGTGACCTTAGAGAATTCAAGGTCGCGGTCAACGGAGCGCACTTCCTGGAGTACAGACACAGACTGAAGGAGCTGAGCAGCATTGACATGCTGGAAATCGATGGGGACATCCACCTGCTGGAA GAAGCGAATCGTGTCCGTGCGAGTACAGGGACCGCTGCTTTGTAA
- the LGALS8 gene encoding galectin-8 isoform X4 — MLSLNNLQNIIFNPVIPYVGTIPEPLDPGTLIVIRGHVPSDADRFQVDLQCGSSVKPRADVAFHFNPRFKRANCIVCNTLTREKWGWEEITYDMPFRKEKSFEIVIMVLKDKFQVAVNGGHVLLYNHRIRPEKIDTLGIYGKVNVHSVGFSFRSGQKSGVTSFSRNREDISKIEPRTVYTKSKDPPVNDSLTRTKILPTNCLSKTLPFAARLNSPMGPGRTVVIKGEVNTNAKGFNVDLLVGRSKDIALHLNPRLNIKAFVRNSFLQESWGEEERNITCFPFSPGMYFEMIIYCDLREFKVAVNGAHFLEYRHRLKELSSIDMLEIDGDIHLLEEANRVRASTGTAAL; from the exons ATGTTGTCCTTAAACAACCTACAAAATATCATCTTTAACCCG GTAATTCCCTACGTTGGCACCATTCCTGAGCCGTTGGATCCTGGAACTTTGATTGTGATACGTGGGCATGTTCCTAGTGATGCAGACAG ATTTCAGGTGGACTTGCAGTGCGGCAGCAGCGTGAAACCTCGGGCCGACGTGGCCTTTCACTTCAATCCTCGTTTCAAAAGGGCCAACTGCATTGTTTGCAATACTCTGACCCGTGAAAAATGGGGATGGGAGGAGATCACCTATGACATGCctttcagaaaagagaaatcttTTGAAATCGTGATTATGGTGCTGAAGGACAAATTCCAG GTGGCTGTCAATGGAGGACATGTTCTGCTGTACAACCATAGGATTCGTCCCGAGAAGATCGACACCCTGGGCATTTACGGCAAGGTCAATGTCCACTCGGTCGGGTTCAGCTTCCGCTCG GGACAGAAGTCTGGCGTGACATCGTTT AGTAGGAATAGAGAAGACATTTCTAAAATCGAACCCAGAACTGTCTACACCAAGAGCAAAGATCCGCCTGTCAATGACTCTTTGACTCGCACCAAAATACTACCTACCAACTGTTTGTCAAAG ACCCTGCCATTTGCAGCGAGGTTGAACTCCCCCATGGGCCCTGGACGAACTGTTGTCATTAAAGGAGAAGTGAATACAAATGCCAAAGG CTTCAATGTTGACCTGTTAGTAGGAAGATCAAAGGATATTGCTCTGCACTTGAACCCACGCCTGAACATTAAAGCATTTGTAAGAAATTCTTTTCTTCAGGAGTCTtggggagaagaagagagaaatattaCCTGTTTCCCATTTAGTCCTGGGATGTACTTTGAG ATGATCATTTATTGTGACCTTAGAGAATTCAAGGTCGCGGTCAACGGAGCGCACTTCCTGGAGTACAGACACAGACTGAAGGAGCTGAGCAGCATTGACATGCTGGAAATCGATGGGGACATCCACCTGCTGGAA GAAGCGAATCGTGTCCGTGCGAGTACAGGGACCGCTGCTTTGTAA
- the LGALS8 gene encoding galectin-8 isoform X5 encodes MLSLNNLQNIIFNPVIPYVGTIPEPLDPGTLIVIRGHVPSDADRFQVDLQCGSSVKPRADVAFHFNPRFKRANCIVCNTLTREKWGWEEITYDMPFRKEKSFEIVIMVLKDKFQVAVNGGHVLLYNHRIRPEKIDTLGIYGKVNVHSVGFSFRSDFQSTQSSSQELTQINRENGQKSGVTSFTLPFAARLNSPMGPGRTVVIKGEVNTNAKGFNVDLLVGRSKDIALHLNPRLNIKAFVRNSFLQESWGEEERNITCFPFSPGMYFEMIIYCDLREFKVAVNGAHFLEYRHRLKELSSIDMLEIDGDIHLLEEANRVRASTGTAAL; translated from the exons ATGTTGTCCTTAAACAACCTACAAAATATCATCTTTAACCCG GTAATTCCCTACGTTGGCACCATTCCTGAGCCGTTGGATCCTGGAACTTTGATTGTGATACGTGGGCATGTTCCTAGTGATGCAGACAG ATTTCAGGTGGACTTGCAGTGCGGCAGCAGCGTGAAACCTCGGGCCGACGTGGCCTTTCACTTCAATCCTCGTTTCAAAAGGGCCAACTGCATTGTTTGCAATACTCTGACCCGTGAAAAATGGGGATGGGAGGAGATCACCTATGACATGCctttcagaaaagagaaatcttTTGAAATCGTGATTATGGTGCTGAAGGACAAATTCCAG GTGGCTGTCAATGGAGGACATGTTCTGCTGTACAACCATAGGATTCGTCCCGAGAAGATCGACACCCTGGGCATTTACGGCAAGGTCAATGTCCACTCGGTCGGGTTCAGCTTCCGCTCG GATTTCCAAAGTACCCAATCCTCTTCTCAGGAACTGACACAGATAAacagagaaaat GGACAGAAGTCTGGCGTGACATCGTTT ACCCTGCCATTTGCAGCGAGGTTGAACTCCCCCATGGGCCCTGGACGAACTGTTGTCATTAAAGGAGAAGTGAATACAAATGCCAAAGG CTTCAATGTTGACCTGTTAGTAGGAAGATCAAAGGATATTGCTCTGCACTTGAACCCACGCCTGAACATTAAAGCATTTGTAAGAAATTCTTTTCTTCAGGAGTCTtggggagaagaagagagaaatattaCCTGTTTCCCATTTAGTCCTGGGATGTACTTTGAG ATGATCATTTATTGTGACCTTAGAGAATTCAAGGTCGCGGTCAACGGAGCGCACTTCCTGGAGTACAGACACAGACTGAAGGAGCTGAGCAGCATTGACATGCTGGAAATCGATGGGGACATCCACCTGCTGGAA GAAGCGAATCGTGTCCGTGCGAGTACAGGGACCGCTGCTTTGTAA
- the LGALS8 gene encoding galectin-8 isoform X1, with protein sequence MLSLNNLQNIIFNPVIPYVGTIPEPLDPGTLIVIRGHVPSDADRFQVDLQCGSSVKPRADVAFHFNPRFKRANCIVCNTLTREKWGWEEITYDMPFRKEKSFEIVIMVLKDKFQVAVNGGHVLLYNHRIRPEKIDTLGIYGKVNVHSVGFSFRSDFQSTQSSSQELTQINRENGQKSGVTSFSRNREDISKIEPRTVYTKSKDPPVNDSLTRTKILPTNCLSKTLPFAARLNSPMGPGRTVVIKGEVNTNAKGFNVDLLVGRSKDIALHLNPRLNIKAFVRNSFLQESWGEEERNITCFPFSPGMYFEMIIYCDLREFKVAVNGAHFLEYRHRLKELSSIDMLEIDGDIHLLEEANRVRASTGTAAL encoded by the exons ATGTTGTCCTTAAACAACCTACAAAATATCATCTTTAACCCG GTAATTCCCTACGTTGGCACCATTCCTGAGCCGTTGGATCCTGGAACTTTGATTGTGATACGTGGGCATGTTCCTAGTGATGCAGACAG ATTTCAGGTGGACTTGCAGTGCGGCAGCAGCGTGAAACCTCGGGCCGACGTGGCCTTTCACTTCAATCCTCGTTTCAAAAGGGCCAACTGCATTGTTTGCAATACTCTGACCCGTGAAAAATGGGGATGGGAGGAGATCACCTATGACATGCctttcagaaaagagaaatcttTTGAAATCGTGATTATGGTGCTGAAGGACAAATTCCAG GTGGCTGTCAATGGAGGACATGTTCTGCTGTACAACCATAGGATTCGTCCCGAGAAGATCGACACCCTGGGCATTTACGGCAAGGTCAATGTCCACTCGGTCGGGTTCAGCTTCCGCTCG GATTTCCAAAGTACCCAATCCTCTTCTCAGGAACTGACACAGATAAacagagaaaat GGACAGAAGTCTGGCGTGACATCGTTT AGTAGGAATAGAGAAGACATTTCTAAAATCGAACCCAGAACTGTCTACACCAAGAGCAAAGATCCGCCTGTCAATGACTCTTTGACTCGCACCAAAATACTACCTACCAACTGTTTGTCAAAG ACCCTGCCATTTGCAGCGAGGTTGAACTCCCCCATGGGCCCTGGACGAACTGTTGTCATTAAAGGAGAAGTGAATACAAATGCCAAAGG CTTCAATGTTGACCTGTTAGTAGGAAGATCAAAGGATATTGCTCTGCACTTGAACCCACGCCTGAACATTAAAGCATTTGTAAGAAATTCTTTTCTTCAGGAGTCTtggggagaagaagagagaaatattaCCTGTTTCCCATTTAGTCCTGGGATGTACTTTGAG ATGATCATTTATTGTGACCTTAGAGAATTCAAGGTCGCGGTCAACGGAGCGCACTTCCTGGAGTACAGACACAGACTGAAGGAGCTGAGCAGCATTGACATGCTGGAAATCGATGGGGACATCCACCTGCTGGAA GAAGCGAATCGTGTCCGTGCGAGTACAGGGACCGCTGCTTTGTAA
- the LGALS8 gene encoding galectin-8 isoform X6, which produces MLSLNNLQNIIFNPVIPYVGTIPEPLDPGTLIVIRGHVPSDADRFQVDLQCGSSVKPRADVAFHFNPRFKRANCIVCNTLTREKWGWEEITYDMPFRKEKSFEIVIMVLKDKFQVAVNGGHVLLYNHRIRPEKIDTLGIYGKVNVHSVGFSFRSDFQSTQSSSQELTQINRENGQKSGVTSFTLPFAARLNSPMGPGRTVVIKGEVNTNAKGFNVDLLVGRSKDIALHLNPRLNIKAFVRNSFLQESWGEEERNITCFPFSPGMYFEMIIYCDLREFKVAVNGAHFLEYRHRLKELSSIDMLEIDGDIHLLEVRSW; this is translated from the exons ATGTTGTCCTTAAACAACCTACAAAATATCATCTTTAACCCG GTAATTCCCTACGTTGGCACCATTCCTGAGCCGTTGGATCCTGGAACTTTGATTGTGATACGTGGGCATGTTCCTAGTGATGCAGACAG ATTTCAGGTGGACTTGCAGTGCGGCAGCAGCGTGAAACCTCGGGCCGACGTGGCCTTTCACTTCAATCCTCGTTTCAAAAGGGCCAACTGCATTGTTTGCAATACTCTGACCCGTGAAAAATGGGGATGGGAGGAGATCACCTATGACATGCctttcagaaaagagaaatcttTTGAAATCGTGATTATGGTGCTGAAGGACAAATTCCAG GTGGCTGTCAATGGAGGACATGTTCTGCTGTACAACCATAGGATTCGTCCCGAGAAGATCGACACCCTGGGCATTTACGGCAAGGTCAATGTCCACTCGGTCGGGTTCAGCTTCCGCTCG GATTTCCAAAGTACCCAATCCTCTTCTCAGGAACTGACACAGATAAacagagaaaat GGACAGAAGTCTGGCGTGACATCGTTT ACCCTGCCATTTGCAGCGAGGTTGAACTCCCCCATGGGCCCTGGACGAACTGTTGTCATTAAAGGAGAAGTGAATACAAATGCCAAAGG CTTCAATGTTGACCTGTTAGTAGGAAGATCAAAGGATATTGCTCTGCACTTGAACCCACGCCTGAACATTAAAGCATTTGTAAGAAATTCTTTTCTTCAGGAGTCTtggggagaagaagagagaaatattaCCTGTTTCCCATTTAGTCCTGGGATGTACTTTGAG ATGATCATTTATTGTGACCTTAGAGAATTCAAGGTCGCGGTCAACGGAGCGCACTTCCTGGAGTACAGACACAGACTGAAGGAGCTGAGCAGCATTGACATGCTGGAAATCGATGGGGACATCCACCTGCTGGAAGTAAGGAGCTGGTAG
- the LGALS8 gene encoding galectin-8 isoform X3: MLSLNNLQNIIFNPVIPYVGTIPEPLDPGTLIVIRGHVPSDADRFQVDLQCGSSVKPRADVAFHFNPRFKRANCIVCNTLTREKWGWEEITYDMPFRKEKSFEIVIMVLKDKFQVAVNGGHVLLYNHRIRPEKIDTLGIYGKVNVHSVGFSFRSDFQSTQSSSQELTQINRENGQKSGVTSFSRNREDISKIEPRTVYTKSKDPPVNDSLTRTKILPTNCLSKTLPFAARLNSPMGPGRTVVIKGEVNTNAKGFNVDLLVGRSKDIALHLNPRLNIKAFVRNSFLQESWGEEERNITCFPFSPGMYFEMIIYCDLREFKVAVNGAHFLEYRHRLKELSSIDMLEIDGDIHLLEIF; the protein is encoded by the exons ATGTTGTCCTTAAACAACCTACAAAATATCATCTTTAACCCG GTAATTCCCTACGTTGGCACCATTCCTGAGCCGTTGGATCCTGGAACTTTGATTGTGATACGTGGGCATGTTCCTAGTGATGCAGACAG ATTTCAGGTGGACTTGCAGTGCGGCAGCAGCGTGAAACCTCGGGCCGACGTGGCCTTTCACTTCAATCCTCGTTTCAAAAGGGCCAACTGCATTGTTTGCAATACTCTGACCCGTGAAAAATGGGGATGGGAGGAGATCACCTATGACATGCctttcagaaaagagaaatcttTTGAAATCGTGATTATGGTGCTGAAGGACAAATTCCAG GTGGCTGTCAATGGAGGACATGTTCTGCTGTACAACCATAGGATTCGTCCCGAGAAGATCGACACCCTGGGCATTTACGGCAAGGTCAATGTCCACTCGGTCGGGTTCAGCTTCCGCTCG GATTTCCAAAGTACCCAATCCTCTTCTCAGGAACTGACACAGATAAacagagaaaat GGACAGAAGTCTGGCGTGACATCGTTT AGTAGGAATAGAGAAGACATTTCTAAAATCGAACCCAGAACTGTCTACACCAAGAGCAAAGATCCGCCTGTCAATGACTCTTTGACTCGCACCAAAATACTACCTACCAACTGTTTGTCAAAG ACCCTGCCATTTGCAGCGAGGTTGAACTCCCCCATGGGCCCTGGACGAACTGTTGTCATTAAAGGAGAAGTGAATACAAATGCCAAAGG CTTCAATGTTGACCTGTTAGTAGGAAGATCAAAGGATATTGCTCTGCACTTGAACCCACGCCTGAACATTAAAGCATTTGTAAGAAATTCTTTTCTTCAGGAGTCTtggggagaagaagagagaaatattaCCTGTTTCCCATTTAGTCCTGGGATGTACTTTGAG ATGATCATTTATTGTGACCTTAGAGAATTCAAGGTCGCGGTCAACGGAGCGCACTTCCTGGAGTACAGACACAGACTGAAGGAGCTGAGCAGCATTGACATGCTGGAAATCGATGGGGACATCCACCTGCTGGAA
- the LGALS8 gene encoding galectin-8 isoform X7, whose protein sequence is MLSLNNLQNIIFNPVIPYVGTIPEPLDPGTLIVIRGHVPSDADRFQVDLQCGSSVKPRADVAFHFNPRFKRANCIVCNTLTREKWGWEEITYDMPFRKEKSFEIVIMVLKDKFQVAVNGGHVLLYNHRIRPEKIDTLGIYGKVNVHSVGFSFRSGQKSGVTSFTLPFAARLNSPMGPGRTVVIKGEVNTNAKGFNVDLLVGRSKDIALHLNPRLNIKAFVRNSFLQESWGEEERNITCFPFSPGMYFEMIIYCDLREFKVAVNGAHFLEYRHRLKELSSIDMLEIDGDIHLLEEANRVRASTGTAAL, encoded by the exons ATGTTGTCCTTAAACAACCTACAAAATATCATCTTTAACCCG GTAATTCCCTACGTTGGCACCATTCCTGAGCCGTTGGATCCTGGAACTTTGATTGTGATACGTGGGCATGTTCCTAGTGATGCAGACAG ATTTCAGGTGGACTTGCAGTGCGGCAGCAGCGTGAAACCTCGGGCCGACGTGGCCTTTCACTTCAATCCTCGTTTCAAAAGGGCCAACTGCATTGTTTGCAATACTCTGACCCGTGAAAAATGGGGATGGGAGGAGATCACCTATGACATGCctttcagaaaagagaaatcttTTGAAATCGTGATTATGGTGCTGAAGGACAAATTCCAG GTGGCTGTCAATGGAGGACATGTTCTGCTGTACAACCATAGGATTCGTCCCGAGAAGATCGACACCCTGGGCATTTACGGCAAGGTCAATGTCCACTCGGTCGGGTTCAGCTTCCGCTCG GGACAGAAGTCTGGCGTGACATCGTTT ACCCTGCCATTTGCAGCGAGGTTGAACTCCCCCATGGGCCCTGGACGAACTGTTGTCATTAAAGGAGAAGTGAATACAAATGCCAAAGG CTTCAATGTTGACCTGTTAGTAGGAAGATCAAAGGATATTGCTCTGCACTTGAACCCACGCCTGAACATTAAAGCATTTGTAAGAAATTCTTTTCTTCAGGAGTCTtggggagaagaagagagaaatattaCCTGTTTCCCATTTAGTCCTGGGATGTACTTTGAG ATGATCATTTATTGTGACCTTAGAGAATTCAAGGTCGCGGTCAACGGAGCGCACTTCCTGGAGTACAGACACAGACTGAAGGAGCTGAGCAGCATTGACATGCTGGAAATCGATGGGGACATCCACCTGCTGGAA GAAGCGAATCGTGTCCGTGCGAGTACAGGGACCGCTGCTTTGTAA